Proteins encoded by one window of Methanomassiliicoccales archaeon:
- a CDS encoding DegT/DnrJ/EryC1/StrS family aminotransferase produces MNKVPFAKPVVDKEMLDAVTNALQNERLVGGESVHKFEEAFARYCGVKHAVSVSSGTNALQLAFIALEVMDKEVQTTPFSFIATANSVIEAGGKPTFSDASDQDYNLDPGKISSKLTKKTAALLPVHLFGRPCRMDEIMDIASDKGLKVVEDACQAHGSLYKGKRAGAIGDIGCFSFYPTKNMTVGGDGGMITTNDGDLARNIAKYRDCGRISRYVHDVVGYTSRLNSANAAFGLVQLKHLDEWNEQRREVAKMYARHLDGIKDIALPPKGDKDITPVFHLYAVRCTKRDELAEHLNKNGIEAGVHYPVPIHLQPIYKQLYGFKGGEFPVSEALANEMISLPMFPEMNHDEVKRVSEEVRSFYSRSK; encoded by the coding sequence TTGAACAAAGTTCCATTCGCTAAACCCGTCGTGGACAAAGAAATGCTAGATGCGGTCACCAACGCCCTCCAGAATGAGAGGTTGGTGGGCGGGGAGAGCGTGCACAAGTTCGAAGAGGCGTTCGCGAGATACTGCGGCGTCAAACATGCGGTGTCGGTCTCCTCCGGAACCAATGCGTTGCAGTTGGCATTCATCGCCTTGGAGGTCATGGACAAGGAGGTCCAGACCACCCCCTTCTCATTCATAGCCACCGCCAACTCGGTCATCGAGGCCGGAGGCAAGCCCACTTTCTCGGACGCATCGGACCAGGACTACAACCTGGACCCGGGGAAGATCTCGAGCAAACTGACTAAGAAAACGGCCGCCCTGTTGCCAGTACATCTGTTCGGACGTCCATGCAGGATGGACGAGATTATGGACATCGCCTCGGACAAGGGTCTGAAAGTGGTCGAGGACGCCTGTCAGGCGCATGGTTCGCTCTACAAGGGAAAAAGGGCCGGGGCGATAGGCGACATCGGTTGCTTCTCTTTCTACCCGACCAAGAACATGACCGTCGGAGGGGACGGTGGCATGATCACCACGAACGACGGCGATCTGGCCAGGAACATCGCCAAGTATCGGGATTGTGGCCGGATATCCAGGTACGTGCATGATGTGGTGGGTTATACCTCTCGGCTAAACTCTGCAAACGCCGCTTTCGGCCTGGTGCAGCTGAAGCATCTGGACGAGTGGAACGAACAGAGAAGGGAGGTGGCCAAGATGTACGCTCGGCATTTGGACGGCATAAAGGATATCGCATTGCCGCCGAAGGGGGACAAGGACATCACGCCGGTCTTCCATCTCTATGCGGTCAGATGCACCAAGCGTGATGAGCTGGCGGAGCATCTGAACAAGAATGGCATTGAGGCGGGAGTGCACTACCCGGTACCGATCCACCTGCAACCGATATACAAGCAGCTCTACGGGTTCAAAGGAGGAGAGTTCCCTGTCTCTGAAGCGCTGGCGAACGAGATGATCTCGTTGCCGATGTTCCCTGAAATGAACCATGACGAGGTCAAGCGGGTATCTGAAGAGGTCCGGTCATTCTATTCGAGGTCGAAGTAA
- a CDS encoding Gfo/Idh/MocA family oxidoreductase, whose product MKQFQVGVLGVGYWGRKIVEEYSAIQNVKVQAVSDLMDKNLQHCKDRYGVPVLVNDYHDVINVESLHAVHICLPNSLHFQACQEALEAGKHVLVEKPITLSSKEGNILVELAEAKGLTLSVGHIYRFNNALAEVKRLISENFFGRVFLLNLTWTNLEPVFNDRDVIVDLAPHYFDIVNYMLDAWPAKITCVAKPYRQKENPEATYICCEMPNGAIAHAHLNWLSPKKVRSIELVGENRSAVIDAVGQEVTIYESGYTYRLGVERNNTIRTELLHFIKSISDPMTETRNSGTIGVKTVEMIERAKDSLAQGRTV is encoded by the coding sequence ATGAAACAGTTCCAGGTCGGTGTGCTCGGGGTCGGATATTGGGGAAGGAAGATCGTTGAGGAGTACAGCGCCATCCAGAACGTGAAGGTCCAGGCAGTCTCCGACCTGATGGACAAGAACCTGCAGCACTGTAAGGACCGGTACGGAGTGCCGGTGCTGGTCAACGATTATCACGACGTCATCAATGTGGAAAGCCTGCACGCGGTGCACATCTGCCTTCCAAACTCGCTCCATTTCCAGGCCTGCCAGGAAGCGTTAGAGGCGGGGAAGCACGTCCTGGTGGAGAAACCGATCACGCTATCCAGCAAGGAGGGCAACATCCTGGTGGAGCTGGCGGAGGCGAAGGGGCTGACCTTATCGGTCGGGCACATCTACCGTTTCAACAATGCATTGGCAGAGGTCAAGCGCCTGATAAGCGAGAACTTCTTCGGCCGCGTTTTCCTCCTCAACCTAACCTGGACCAACCTGGAACCGGTGTTCAACGATCGCGATGTGATCGTCGACCTGGCACCGCATTATTTTGACATAGTGAACTATATGCTTGATGCCTGGCCGGCCAAGATCACCTGCGTGGCCAAACCGTACAGGCAGAAGGAGAACCCCGAGGCGACCTATATCTGTTGCGAGATGCCGAACGGGGCCATCGCCCATGCGCACCTCAACTGGCTTTCACCGAAGAAAGTGCGGTCGATAGAGCTCGTGGGAGAGAACCGGTCCGCGGTCATCGACGCAGTCGGCCAGGAGGTCACCATCTATGAATCGGGTTACACTTATCGGCTGGGGGTTGAAAGGAACAACACCATCAGGACCGAACTGCTCCACTTCATCAAATCCATATCAGATCCGATGACCGAGACCAGGAACTCCGGGACCATAGGGGTCAAGACGGTCGAGATGATCGAACGGGCGAAGGATTCGCTGGCGCAGGGCAGAACGGTCTGA
- a CDS encoding glycosyltransferase family 4 protein: MSADILMLLSNEYRPDPRVRKEAMTLHDAGHRVTVLCWNRSHKVADHQDDSGMIIKRVRTGKVRGSLGLGLNMPLFFARAYLLSRSLKFDAVHCHDYDTLMLGAFICRLRHVPLVYDSHEWYSKMVEDDLPGFACKVIERTESLLLANCHAVIAANDAIADHLKASGAIDVTVVMNCIDLPPDAPRDAYREKDQISLFYGGSLEPGRFIGEMLEAVKGSKDCVLRIAGNGRLAEDVRRAAAESEKVQFLGYIPQEQVLLNVSRSDAVVCMMEPGNGNNIIGTPNKLFEAMAYGVPAIVTEGTHSGDLVKGLDCGVAVEYSTRGMSYAISALQDPEARRRMGRNGRVAAEKEYNWAAMKEKLMAVYRSL, encoded by the coding sequence ATGAGCGCCGATATCCTGATGTTGTTGTCCAACGAATACCGCCCGGACCCCCGCGTCAGGAAAGAAGCGATGACCCTGCACGATGCCGGCCATAGGGTTACCGTCCTCTGCTGGAACCGCTCGCACAAGGTAGCCGACCATCAGGATGATAGCGGCATGATCATCAAAAGGGTGCGAACCGGAAAGGTCCGGGGATCGCTTGGACTGGGCCTGAACATGCCTCTCTTCTTCGCTCGGGCCTATCTCCTTTCCCGTAGCCTCAAGTTCGACGCGGTGCACTGCCACGATTATGACACGTTGATGCTGGGGGCGTTCATATGCCGTCTCCGCCATGTTCCGCTTGTCTATGATTCACATGAATGGTATTCGAAGATGGTAGAGGACGACCTGCCCGGATTCGCCTGCAAGGTGATCGAAAGGACCGAATCGCTGCTGCTGGCCAATTGCCATGCGGTGATCGCCGCAAATGATGCCATCGCGGACCACCTGAAAGCTTCCGGTGCCATCGATGTCACCGTCGTCATGAACTGCATCGATCTGCCCCCGGACGCGCCCCGCGATGCGTACCGCGAGAAGGACCAGATCTCCCTATTCTACGGAGGAAGCCTGGAGCCCGGTCGTTTCATCGGCGAGATGCTGGAAGCGGTGAAGGGAAGTAAGGATTGTGTCCTGAGGATCGCCGGGAACGGTCGCCTTGCCGAGGATGTGAGACGTGCGGCGGCAGAATCGGAGAAAGTCCAGTTCCTCGGATACATCCCTCAGGAACAGGTCCTTCTGAACGTATCCCGCAGTGACGCAGTGGTCTGCATGATGGAACCCGGCAATGGGAACAATATCATAGGTACCCCGAACAAGCTGTTTGAGGCCATGGCGTATGGAGTACCGGCGATCGTGACCGAAGGGACCCACAGCGGCGACCTCGTCAAGGGACTGGATTGTGGAGTGGCAGTCGAATACAGTACCAGGGGGATGTCCTATGCCATCTCCGCCCTTCAAGACCCCGAAGCAAGGAGGAGAATGGGGAGGAACGGGAGGGTGGCCGCGGAGAAAGAATACAACTGGGCCGCAATGAAGGAAAAGCTGATGGCGGTCTACCGTTCTCTATGA